A single window of Theropithecus gelada isolate Dixy chromosome 9, Tgel_1.0, whole genome shotgun sequence DNA harbors:
- the LOC112631032 gene encoding LOW QUALITY PROTEIN: neuronal-specific septin-3-like (The sequence of the model RefSeq protein was modified relative to this genomic sequence to represent the inferred CDS: substituted 1 base at 1 genomic stop codon) — protein MSGQVRLRKEFTLLRLCHLLPPSNLHHLFGKLDSGSQKASEKVECEPAGHQGEASRIPQGQLFHFDVDKPQETSDPSLRSPQLPSPGSTGARGLSCSTCQESARREAPPSGWRSQSQRGQAVGAGLPGRLCSVRGVGVLAGLAHLQDCRTAGAAADLQFTGQEYFIKVLQEYQCLKACETWVEQSKVLIKEGGVQVAAHNSXYPPGFGDAVDNSNCWQPVIDYTNSKFEDYLNAESRVNRGRMPDNRMQCCLCFIAPSGRGLKPLDIEFMKHLHEKVSIIPLTAKAGRLTPEECQRKQIMKEIQEHKIKIYEFPETDDEEENKVVKKIKDYLPLAVVGTNIIIEVNGKRVRGRQYP, from the exons ATGTCGGGGCAAGTAAGGCTTAGAAAAGAATTTACCCTCCTTCGCCTCTGtcacctcctccctccttccaacCTCCATCACTTGTTTGGCAAACTGGACTCTGGAAGCCAGAAGGCATCAGAAAAAGTGGAATGTGAGCCTGCAGGCCATCAAGGTGAAGCCTCGAGGATCCCCCAGGGCCAGTTGTTCCACTTTGATGTGGATAAGCCTCA GGAGACCTCCGACCCTTCTCTTCGTAGCCCCCAGCTCCCCTCCCCCGGTTCCACTGGGGCAAGGGGACTGAGCTGCTCCACTTGCCAAGAGTCAGCACGCCGGGAAGCCCCGCCCAGCGGCTGGCGCAGCCAATCGCAGCGCGGGCAAGCGGTGGGGGCGGGCCTGCCTGGGCG TTTATGCTCTGTGAGGGGAGTTGGAGTGCTGGCAGGACTGGCCCACCTGCAGGACTGCAGGACTGCGGGAGCGGCGGCAG ATCTTCAGTTTACTGGTCAAGAATACTTTATAAAGGTTTTACAAGAATATCAGTGTCTCAAGGCTTGTGAAA CCTGGGTGGAACAATCCAAAGTTTTAATCAAAGAAGGTGGTGTTCAAGTTGCTGCTCACAATAGTTGATACCCCCCAGGATTTGGAGATGCAGTGGATAATAGTAATTGCTGGCAGCCTGTTATCGATTACACTAACAGTAAATTTGAGGACTACCTAAATGCAGAATCGCGAGTGAACAGAGGTCGGATGCCTGATAACAGGATGCAGTGTTGTTTATGCTTCATTGCTCCTTCGGGACGTG GCCTTAAACCATTGGATATTGAGTTTATGAAGCATTTGCATGAAAAAGTGAGTATCATCCCACTTACTGCCAAAGCAGGCAGACTCACACCAGAGGAATGCCAACGAAAACAGATAATGAAAGAAATCCaagaacacaaaattaaaatatatgaatttccAGAAACagatgatgaagaagaaaataaagttgttaaaaagaTAAAGGACTATTTACCTCTTGCTGTGGTAGGTACTAATATTATCATTGAAGTTAATGGCAAAAGGGTCAGAGGAAGGCAGTATCCTTAG